The Vannielia litorea genome segment CCATTGGTGCTCCATCAGTGCAGAGAAGCGCCCGGTGCAGGTGGCGAAGGTCATCTCGAGCGGCTCGGCCTGCGCCGGTGCTGCGGATATTGCCAGAAGCCCTGTAAGGGCGATTGTTTTTATTCTGCCCATGTAATGACCTTTGCGCCTTTCAGTGCGCCTGTCAAATGGGCAGTTTGAAAACTTTTATGCGACTACACAGGCCCTGCCCTTGGGGGCAGACTGGCTGAATAAGGTTAATGCGGCGTGTCGAAGGCGGGCTTCAGCCCCCGGTTCATGCGTCGTCGACGCAGTCTTCGAGCCGGGAGGGCAGGCGGCCCACTTGCGGCGCGAGTTTAGCGGCGGAGTCGCCGAGCGCATCGAGGCCGCGCAGGGCCTTGTGCATCAGGTCGAGATCAGCCTCGAGCCGGGCGCGGCGCGGGCCTTCGGCAGAGGCAATGGCGGCCTCGGTCAGGGAGATGCAGGCGGTCACCACCGCCTGCGGGGTCGGCACCTGCGCGAGCGCGGGCGCGGTGCTCAGCAAGAGAGCGAGGGCCGCGGCCCTCATACCGCCATCGAAACGGCGCTCTCCGGCAGTTCCTCGTCAAAGCAGCGCTGGTAGAACTCGGCCACCGTCTGGCGCTCCAGCTCGTCGCATTTGTTGAGGAAGGTCAGCCGGAAGGCATAGCCGATGTTGCGGAAGATCTCGGCGTTCTGCGCCCAGTTGATCACCGTCCGCGGGCTCATCACCGTAGAGAGATCGCCGTTCATGAAAGCGGTGCGCGTCAGGTCGGCGACCGTCACCATCTGGCTGATCTGCTTGCGGCCCTTCTCGGTGTTGTAATGCGGCGACTTGGCCAGCACGATCGCGGCCTCGGCATCATGGCGCAGGTAGTTCAGCGTGGCGACGAGGTTCCAACGGTCCATCTGCGCCTGGTTGATCTGCTGGGTGCCGTGGTAGAGGCCGGTCGTATCGCCCAAGCCCACCGTGTTGGAGGTGGCGAAGAGGCGGAAATACTTGTTGGGCGTGATGATCTCGTTTTGGTCGAGCAGGGTGAGCTTGCCGTCATGCTCCAGCACCCGCTGGATGACGAACATCACGTCGGCGCGGCCCGCATCATACTCGTCGAAGACGATGGCAACGGGGTTGCGCAGCGCCCACGGCAGGATGCCCTCGTGGAATTCGGTGACCTGCTTGCCGTCTTTCAGCTTGATCGCATCCTTGCCGATCAGGTCGATCCGGCTGATGTGGCTGTCGAGGTTCACCCGGACGGCGGGCCAGTTGAGGCGGGCGGCGACCTGTTCGATATGGGTCGATTTGCCGGTGCCGTGGTAGCCCTGGATCATGACGCGGCGGTTGTGGCTGAACCCGGCCAGAATGGCGAGCGTGGTATCAGGGTCGAACTTGTAGGTGCTGTCGATGTCGGGCACCCGGTCGGTCGCCTCGGCGAAGCCCTTCACCACCATGTCGCTATCGATGCCAAAGGCCTCGCGCACGGAGATTTCTTCGGTGGGTTTCATCGCCTGATCGCTCATCGCCTCTGCCTTCGCCGCTAGCGCCGCAAGGGGCGGCGCGTGATCTATCAGTGGGGTGGTGCCTTATATCTCGGGCAGGTGCAAGGGCCGGGCGCCCCGCCGCACCGCAGGCGGAAATTCACCGGTGACAGACTGTTGCGTAAACCGCCCCGTGACACGCCTTGACGCAAGGGTTAGTGTGGCCGGGATTTGCTGCCACAGGTCAGAACACAAATGCCTTTTTCAGGAGTTGTTTCCCGGTCGACGTCTGTCGTTTGCCTGTTGGTATTGATCTTTGCCCTTTTGCTGCCTCGGCCCGCACGGGCGGAGTTTACCCTGATCGACAGTCTCGGCGCGTGGTTCTTCTACACCCAGCGGGGTGTGGGGGCGAGCTATGCCGCCTGTCAGGTGGTGAGCTGTGTGGATGGCACCTGCGGTTCCGGGCGCGGCGCGCGCACGCAGTTCTCGCTCTACGATGCGCGCGACGGGCGCGGGATATTCCCCGAGTTCATCGCGCCCCGGCGGGTGCCGCCCGGCGGCGTGGCCCGGCTCAGCATCGGCGGGCAGGACTTCGTGATGAAGAACCTCTTCCCATCGCCGCAGTTCTACCTGCAGATCGAGAAGGTGGAGGATGCCAAGGCCGTTCTCGATTACCTCGTCGCGCTGGAAAAGGCCGATGGCAATGGCAAGTTCACCGTGGTGGACCCATATGGCTCGCGCTTCGAGTTCACTGCACGCGGAGTGACCGGCAGCCTCGACCGGATGATCCGGCGCTGCACGGCGCGCAACTGAACGGCCGGCGCGGGCAAGCCCCGCGTCACCGGCCCTTCCGGCTCACTTGAAGCTGCGGCTGTCCTTGATCTGATCCCAGGCCCAGACCACCTCGGAGAGTTGCTCTTCCTGGCTGCGGTCGCCGCCGTTCATATCGGGGTGGAGCACCTTGATCAGCGACTTGTAGCACTTGCGGATCTCGGCCTTGGTCATGTTGTCCTTGGCTTCGAGAATCTCGATGGCCCGGCGCTCCGTAGGGGGCAGGCGGCGGCCGCCGCCGTTGCCTTTGCGGCCGGGGTTTTGAGTGGCGTTCTCGCCCAGCACCTGATGCGGATCATCCACGCCGAGCCGCGCCCATGCCTTCTCTTCGGCCGAGCGGCGGAAGGGCTTGGTATCGCGGTTCCAAACCCGGTCACTGTCGATCTGGGCTTCCATCTCTTCTTCGGTCGCGCCGTTGAAGAAGTTCCACTTCAGATTGTACTCGCGGACGTGCTCCTTGCAGAACCAGTAGTAGTCATCCAGCGTGTCGGGATTCTTGGGGGCCCGGTATTGCGCCGGCTCGTTGCAACCCTCGTGCTCGCAGGTGCGCTGCGAGGTCTCGAAGGCCCCAGACATGCCGCGACGCCCGCGCTGGCGCTTCTTCTTGTCCGAAGAAACGGACATATCGAAACCAAACGGATCGTCTCTGTTCATGCCTGCAGCCCCATGTGTTTGGCATTGCTTCTCGACTCGGACCATGAATTTTAGTCTTTTCGCGCCGGGTGAGAAGGGGGCAGGAGAAAAAATGACACTTGCATTGGAAATAGAAACGCGCCTGCGGGAGGCCTTTGCGCCAACAAGCCTAGAGGTGCTTGATGAAAGCGAGGCCCACCGGGGCCACGGCGGATATTCGCCGGACGGCTCGCACTTCAGGGTGCGCATGGTGGCCGAGGCGCTGGAAGGCAAGAGCCGGGTCGCCAAGCACCGCGCGGTGAACGCCGCGGTGGCAGACCTCTTCCCGCGCATCCACGCGCTGGCGATCGAGGTTTAGGGCGAGACTGGTCTCGCCTTCGTGCCAAGCTTGCCAGCGTCGCGTCGCGATCGTATTCTCTTGTCATACGTAAGATGCGAGGTGCAGCCCGTGGCCACGGCCCCCTATACCATCCGGCTCGATGACAGCCTGAAACGCGCGCTCGAAGCCGAGGCCGCGCTGGAGGATCGTCCGCCTGCCCAGCTTGCGGTGCAGGCCATTCGCGCGATGATCGAGGCGCGGCAAGCCAAGCGGACCGCGATCGAGGCCGCGCTGGCCGAGGCGGAGGCGGGCCGGTTCATCTCGCAGGATGCCATGATGGCCTGGGTCGACAGTTGGGATACTGGCGACGAGTCACCGCCGCCCGGAGCCGATATTCTGCCTGACGCATGAGCGTCGTCTTTCTCGTTAGTGCCGGGCAAGACATGGTCTGGTTCCGGCGCTATTATCGGGCAGTCTTTGCGGAGGGGAGCACGCGGGCCGGGGCGCATTTCAAGGCTGCCATCTCGACCCTTGAGGCGAACCCCTATGCCGGGCGGCGCAGCGAAGGCTTTGCCGAGGTGCGCGAGCTGCCGATCCCCCGAACGCCCTTTGTGCTGATCTACCGCGTCACGCCGGAGCGCATCGAGGTGCTGCGCCTGTGGGATACCCGGCAGGGCGGGGACTATTGAAGCCCGGCAATGGGCGGCGATGCCAATCTCGCCGAACCGGCTCCCCAAAATGCAAAACCCGCCCCAAGCGGGACGGGCCTGAACTTGACTATAAGCGCGCCTTACTCGGCAGCCACATCCGCCTTGGAGCCGGGCTTGTCGCCCTGGGTCGCGGGGCCGAGGGCCGGGGCCTTGCCTTCGCGGGCGCGGGCCGAGAGGGCGGCGGCCACGTCACGGGCGGCGGCCACGGCATCGCGTTTTTCGGGCTGCGGCTCGGGCTGCTCTTCGGCGGTTTCGGGCTCTTCCACGGCGTCCGCCTCCGGCTCGTCCTCAGGTGCGGCGAGCAGAGCGGTCACCTCTTCGTCGCTCACGGCCTCGGCGGCCAGTGTGCGGCGGAAAACCAGCATGTGCTGAAAGGTGGTCTGGCGACCGGTGAGGCCGACGCGCTCTTGGCAGGGCAGGGTATCGGTGCGCTGATACTCCCAGCCCGCGGCGCCCATCTCGTTCATCAGGTCCTGAAGTGCCACGGCAAAGCGGCCCGAGGTGCCCTTTGCGCCCTTGGCCTTCTTGCCCTTTTCCGGTGCGGGCACCACCCGGTATTCGTATCGCGGCATTTCTGCCCCCCAATTCAAAGCACGGCCCCCAGCCTAGCGCGGGCGGGGCGGCCTGTCCAAAGCACGGCGGCAAAACCGTGCCAATTCAAGGATTCTGTGGCGCTTTTGCCTAACCCTTCGTCAACCTTTGGCAGCATCCGTATGCATGGAATGTGCATCGGATGTGCATGAGTTGTGCATATCAATTTTTGCTATAGGCCCGCCGCGATCGACGGATGCTATAGCCCCAGCTTGGCAGAAACCAGCTCGTTCACCGCCTTCGGATTGGCCTTGCCGCCGGTCGCCTTCATCACCTGACCCACGAACCAGCCGGCCAGTTTGGGGTTGGCCTTAACCTTCTCGACCTGGCCGGGATTGGCGGCGATCACCTCGTCCACGGCGGCCTCGATGGCTCCGGTGTCGGTGACCTGCTTCATGCCCTCGGTCTCGACGATCTCCTCGGGCTCGCGGCCGGAGGTGTAGCAGATCTCGAACACATCCTTGGCGATCTTGCCGCTGATGGCGTCCGATTTGATCAGGTCGATGATCTGGCCGATCTGGGCGGGGGAGACGGGGCTTTCACCCAGCTCCTTCTCGTCCTTTTTCAGGCGGCCGTAGAGCTCGTTGATGATCCAGTTTGCGGCCAGCTTTCCATCGCGCCCCTTGGCGGCTTCCTCAAAGAAATCAGCGGCTTCCACTTCGGCGGTGAGCACGGAGGCGTCGTAATCGCTCAGGCCGAAATCGCCGATGAAGCGGGCTTTCTTGGCGTCCGGCAGTTCGGGCAGCGAGGCTTTGATGTCATCGACCCAGCCCTGCTCGATCTCGAGCGGCAGCAAGTCGGGGTCGGGGAAGTAGCGGTAGTCATGCGCCTCTTCCTTGGAGCGCATCGAGCGGGTCTCGCCCTTGTCGGCGTCGTAGAGCCGGGTCTCCTGATCGATGCTGCCGCCGTCTTCCAGAATGGCGATCTGCCGCTTTGCTTCGTAGTCGATGGCCTGCTGGATGAAGCGCATGGAGTTCATGTTCTTGATCTCGCAGCGCGTGCCGAGATGCGAAAAGTCCTGCGTTTCCTGATACTTCTCATACTGCCCGGGCTTGCAAACCGACACGTTCACATCGGCCCGCAGGTTGCCGTTTTGCATGTTGCCGTCGCAGGTGCCGAGGTAGCGCAGGATCTGCCGCAGCTTGGCGATATAGGCGGCTGCCTCTTCGGGGCCGCGAATGTCGGGGCGGGAGACGATCTCCATCAGTGCAACGCCGGTGCGGTTGAGGTCGACGAAGCTCATCGCCGGGTCCATGTCGTGGATCGACTTGCCCGCGTCCTGCTCCAGATGGATGCGCTCGATCCGCACCTTGCGGGCCACGCCTTCGCCCATCTCCACCAGCACCTCGCCCTCGCCGACGATCGGGTGGTAAAGCTGAGAAATCTGGTAACCCTGCGGAAGGTCAGGGTAAAAATAGTTCTTCCGGTCGAAGGCCGAGTTGAGGTTGATCTCGGCCTTCAGCCCGAGGCCGGTCTTCACCGCCAGCGCCACGCAGCCCTCGTTGATCACCGGGAGCATGCCGGGCATGCCCGCATCCACGAAGGCGACGTTGGAGTTGGGCTCTGCGCCGAACTGCGTGCTCGCGCCGGAGAAGAGCTTGGCCTTGGAGCTGACCTGCGCATGCACCTCCATCCCGATCACAAGCTCCCAGTCGCCGGTCGCGCCGGAGAGGGTCTTGGGCTTGGGGGCGGTATAGGAGAGGTCGAGCATGAGGGACTCCGCGGCTGTTTCCCGCCCTTCTAGGCCCTTGTGCAGAAGGGGGCAAGGCGGTGGGTTTACTGGCGCTTAGCTGCCACGTGGCAGACTGGGGGCGCAGGCGCGGCAGGTGATCGAATTGTGTTATAGAGGACGCTGATCGGAGGGGTTTCGCCGTCACTGTTCCCCCATCGGCGTTAATCAGCCGTTAACCGACGTTAGGAGCACTTGCTAAACCTTTGCTATTGCGGCCAGATATTGCCCGATGACGGGGGTTTTACAATGTCTTGCGGCTGCGGTCGCTCTGGCGCTGCTGGCCGAGCAGGCGCAGGCCGATGTGGATGTGCCGGCGCTGCGGCCCTTGCCGCGCATGTCGGCCATGGGCGGGGTGCTGCCCGAGGGCATGACCCCCGCCGTGCCGCAAGTCACCCGCCAGCGGCCCAAGGCACGCCCCCGGAGCCTGCCGCGCACCCGGTGGGAGAGCGTGCCCGGCAGCACCATCTGGACCCGCGCGGCAATTTCGGCGCTCAAGGCCCACGGCCGGCCGCTGCTTGAGTTCGTGCCGCGCGATATCGAGCAATTCTGCCCCAGCTACGCCAGTCAGCCTGTTGAAAAGCGGGCTGAATTCTGGGTCGGCTTCCTCTCGGCGCTGGCCAAGCACGAGAGTACCTATCGCCCCCGTGCGGTGGGCGGCGGCGGGCGTTGGCACGGGCTGTTGCAAATCACCCCCTCGACCGCGCGGCTTTACGGTTGCCGCGCCAGTACCGGCGCGGCGCTGCTGCACGGGCCGACCAACCTGAGCTGCGCGATCCGGATCATGGCCAAGACGGTGCGGCGCGATGGCGTGCTGGGCGCCTCCGGCAAGGGCGGGGTGGCGGCGGACTGGGGGCCGATGGTCTACCGGAAAAAGCGTGCGGATATCGCGGCTTACACCAAGGTGCAAAGCTACTGCCGCCCGCTCTCCAACATGCGCCCCAAGCCGCGCCCAAAAACCTGAAGGCTCAGCTGCCTCTCACCCAAGGATCCGGCCCACCATCTCGCCGGTGTTCTCCGAAAGCCCCTCCAGCGCCGCGATCCGCTCCAGCTCGGCGCGGATCATCTGCTGGCGGTCGGCATCGTAGCGCGCCCATGTCTCGAAGCCGGTGGTTATCCGCGCCGTGGTTTGCGGGTTCACCGGATCGAGCCGGATCAGCCAGTCGGCATAGAGCCGGTATGCGGCCCCGTCGGCGCGGTGAAAGCCCGCCGGATTGGCCTGCATCGCACCCAGTACCGAGCGGAATCGGTTGGGATTTTTCCAATCGAAATCAGCGTGTTCGGTGAGGGCCTTCGCGGTCTCGGCCATCGTCTCGGCGGGCGCCTGCACCACCTGCAGCATGAACCATTTGTCCATCACCAGCCGGTCGTGGTGCCACTTGTCGTAGAAGGTTTGCAGCGCCTCGGCGCCCGCGCCGTGGCGGACCAGAACGGCGAGGGCGGAGAGCTCCTCGGTCATGTTGTCGGCGGCCTCGAACAGCGCCTTGGCCCGGGCGCAACCATCGCGGCGCGACAGCAGGCCAAGGCAGGCGGAGCGCAGGCTGCGCTTGCCCGCGGCCTCGGCATCGGGCGTGTAGGGCGCGGGGGTTTCCATTTGTTCATAAAGGCTTGCGAGAGTGGGCTCCATGTCGGTCGCCATCGCCTCCAGCAGCGTCTCGCGGGCGGCATGAATCGCCGCCGGGTCGGGCACATGGCCGCTATCGAAAAGCGTTTGCGCAAGGTCGTCTTCGGAGGGCAGTCCGAGCATCAGCGCCCGGTAGGCCGGCTCGAGGCTGTCGTCGGCGACGAGGCGGTGGAGGCCCGAGAGCAGGTCGGGCGAGGGCGGGGCGCCCTTGGTGATCATCGCGGTGAGCACCTCCTTGCCCAGCACGCGGCCCGCCTCCCAGCGATTGAAGGGGTCGGTGTCATGGGCGAGCAGGAAGGCGCGGGTGGCACTGTCGAGCGGGCGATCGAGCACCACCGGGGCGGAAAAACCGCGCAGGATGGAGGCGACGGGTCTGGCGGAAAGTCCCGTGAAGTCAAAGCTTTGCTCGGCTTCATTAATCTCCAGAACGGTGGTGGGCACCACCTCGTCGCCGTTGGGGCCGATGAGGCCCACGGCGATGGGGATCACCTGTGGTGCCTTGGTGGGCTGGCCCGGGGTTGGTTTGGTTTCCTGTTTAAAATCAAGGGTCAGCGTGCCGTCCTTGAAGCTCTCTGACACGCTGAGGCGCGGGGTGCCAGCCTGAGAATACCAGCGGGCGAACTGCGAAAGGTCGCGGCCCGTGGCATCCTCGAACACCCTTAGCCAATCCTCGATGGTCGCCGCATCGCCATCGTGCCGCTCGAAGTAAAGATCGAGCGCCTTCTTGTAGCCCTCGTCGCCCACCAGATGCTTCAGCATGTGGATCACCTCGGCGCCCTTTTCATAGACGGTGGCGGTGTAGAAGTTGTTGATCTCGATGTATTCCTCCGGCCGGACAGGATGCGCCAGCGGCCCCTGATCCTCGCGGAACTGGCGGGCGCGAAGCTGCATGACCTCGGTGATCCGCTTCACCGCCGCGCCGCGCATGTCGGAGCTGAACTGCTGGTCGCGGAACACCGTCAGCCCCTCCTTGAGGCAGAGCTGAAACCAGTCGCGGCAGGTGATGCGGTTGCCGGTCCAGTTGTGGAAGTACTCGTGGGCGATGATGCCCTCGATCAGGTCGTAATCACCATCTGTCGCGGTCTCGGGCGAGGCCAGAACATACTTTGAATTGAAGATGTTAAGCCCCTTGTTCTCCATCGCGCCCATGTTGAAATCATCCACGGCGACGATGTTGAACACGTCGAGGTCATACTCGCGGCCATAGACCTCCTCATCCCATTTCATCGAGCGGATGAGCGCGTCCATCGCGTATTCGGCGCGCGGCTCGTCACCGGGGCGGACGTAGATGTTGAGGTCCACCGCGCGGCCAGACATGGTTTTGAAATCGCTGGAAAAGGCCCGCAGGTCGCCAGCCACGAGGGCAAAGAGATAGGCAGGCTTGGGCCAGGGGTCATCCCATTCGCCATCGCCCACGGGGTTCCCGTTGGAGAGCTTCACCGGCATGTCGCTGTCGATGTGCACCCGGAAGGGGGCCATCACATCGGGGCGGTCGGGGTAGTAGGTGATCTTTCGGAAGCCCTCGGCCTCGCATTGGGTGCAATACATGCCGCCCGACACGTAGAGCCCGTCGAGCGAGGTGTTGGTCGTCGGGTCGATCTGCACCTCGGCCTCCCATGTGAAGGCGCCATCGGGCACTGGGCAGGTTAGGCCCTTGGGCGTGATGGCAGGCTCCACAGCCGCGCCGTCGATCTGCGCCGAGATTAGCTTAAGCTCCTTACCATGAAGGAAAATTTCGCGCGCGGGGGCTGTGGCTGCCGGGTTGGGCGCAAAGCGGATCTTGGAGCGCACCCGCGTGTCCGGCCCGGCGAGGGTGAACCAGAGTTCGACGTGCTCCACCACGAAGGGAAAGGGCGTGTACTCGGCAAGGCGAACGGGCTGGGGGGCGGCGTCTTTCATGGAGCTCCTCGGGGGCGGATGGGCGAATTGAACCAAATCGGCTTGCCGGACGTTAGGCCTCTGAAGCGGGCTCAGCAACCGGTGAAACCCGAGCCCTAGGGCGCCTCCAAGGGGGCGCCAGCCAGCAACGTGAGAGGAGACGACATGTCGGCCCCCGAGACCAACATCGACAAGCAGACCAAGCGCCATTCCGCCCCGCTGATGGGCATCGCCCTTGCCGTCGGCGCAGGCATTCTGGCCATTGCCGCATGGCTCACATGGTCTGCCGATGAGGGCAACACGCCGCGCGACGCGACCCCCGAAGGCGGCGTGATTGCCCCCGAGGGCAACTGAGGCAGAGCCCCGACCTCCCACTCTCAAATCCGGCCCGGGCCAGATTGCGACACCCTCGCATTTGGCCTAGGCTGTTCTCCGCGGCCCCGAGAGCCGCAGATTTGAGAACAGGGACAATTAGATGACCGACCGCATCGAGAAAGCCGGGCTGCAATGGGATGCAGGCCTGGCCGCTTTCGTCGAGAATGAAATTCTGCCCGGCACCGGTGTCGAGGCCGATGTGGTTTGGGAGAACGTGGCCAAGCTGGTGAAGGTATTTGGCCCGCGCAATGCCGAGCTGCTCGCCAAGCGGCAGGAATTGCAGGAAAAGATCGACGCTTGGCACGTGGCCAACCGCGGCGCCCCGGATATGGACGCCTACCAGAAGATGCTGGGCGAGATCGGCTATCTGGTGGAGGAGCCGGAGGAGGTTGCCGTTGAGCCGGAGGGGATCGACCCCGAGATCAGCTCTGTCTGCGGCCCGCAGCTTGTGGTGCCGATCACCAACGCCCGCTTTGCTCTGAACGCCGCCAATGCGCGCTGGGGCTCGCTCTATGACGCGCTCTACGGAACCAACGCGCTTGGCTCGCTGCCCGGAAAGGGCGGCTATGACGCCGAGCGCGGCAAAGAGGTGGTGGCCTGGGCCAAGGCGCATCTCGACAAGGTGCTACCGCTCAAGAAGGGCTCTTGGGCCGAGGTCAGCACGATGGCGCCGGGCGGGCAGGGGAAGCTGATGGTGATCGCCGGAAAGCACTCCACCGAGCTGGCCGACCCGGACCAATACGCGGGCTGCAACCGCGACGAGAAGGGCAAAATCACCGATGTGTACTTCCGCGCCAACGGGCTGCACATCGTCATGTTCATCGACCGCTCCGACCCGATCGGCAGCGCGGATCCGGCTGGTATTGCTGACATTTTCCTCGAGGCGGCGGTCTCGACCATCATGGACATGGAAGATTCGGTGGCCGTGGTGGATGCCGAGGACAAGGTGCAGGCCTATCGCAACTGGCTGGGCCTGATGAAGGGCGATCTGACCGCGCCGGTGGGCAGCGGCGACAACGCCTATATCCGCGAGCTGAACCCCGACTTGGGGTTCGAGAGCAAGGAGGGTCGCCCTGCGCTGCTTAAGGGCCGGGCCCTGATGCTGGTGCGCAATGTCGACCTGCTGATGTACACCGATGCGGTGCTGGACGAAGAGGGCAACCGGGTGCCCGAGGGGCTGCTGGATGCCTTCATTACCCCGCTCTGCGCCCTGCATGACATCATCGGCGGCGACGACAAGGAGCGCCCGCGCAACTCGCCGAAGGGTTCGATCTACATCGTGAAGCCCAAGATGCACGGGCCGGAGGAGGTGGAGTTTGTCTGCAAGACCTTCGAGGTGGTCGAGCTGATCCTCGGGCTGCGGCCCAACACCATCAAGATCGGGATCATGGATGAGGAGCGCCGCACCTCGGCTAACCTCAAGGCCTGCATTGCCGCGGCCGAAAAGCGGCTGGCCTTCATCAACACCGGCTTCCTTGATCGGACAGGCGACGAGATTCACACCTCCATCGAAGCCGGGCCAATGGTGCCCAAGGGCCGGATGAAGGCGGCGACATGGCTCGATGCCTACGAAAACCGAAACGTCGACATCGCCCTGCAATGCGGGCTGAAGGGCCGCGCGCAGATCGGCAAGGGCATGTGGGCGCTGACCGATGACATGGCGGGCATGCTGGAGCAGAAGAAGGGCCACCTGATGATGGGCGGCACCACGGCTTGGGTGCCATCGCCCACCGCCGCCGTGCTCCATGCCACGCACTACCACGAGACCGATGTGTTCGCCCGACTCTACGAGATCAACGAAGAGGCCAAGGGGCAGCTGCGCAATGGCCTGGATGAGTTGCTGACCATCCCTCTGCAGGAGGGCGAGCTGCCGGTCGAGGAGATCCAGACCGAGCTGGAGAACAACTGCCAGAGCCTTCTGGGCTACGTTGTGCGCTGGGTCGATCAGGGGGTGGGCTGCTCCAAGGTGCCCGATGTGCATGACGTACCCCTGATGGAAGACCGCGCGACCCTGCGCATCTCCGCGCAGGCGCTGGCCAACTGGCTGCTGAACGAGGTGGTGAGCCAGGAACAGGTGCTGGAGGCGCTGAAGAAGATGGCCGCCGTGGTCGACCAGCAGAACGCGGGCGACCCGGCATACAAGCCGATGGCGCCGGGGTTTGACGGCGTGGCCTTTCAGGCGGCTTGCGACCTTGTGTTCAA includes the following:
- a CDS encoding J domain-containing protein, producing MNRDDPFGFDMSVSSDKKKRQRGRRGMSGAFETSQRTCEHEGCNEPAQYRAPKNPDTLDDYYWFCKEHVREYNLKWNFFNGATEEEMEAQIDSDRVWNRDTKPFRRSAEEKAWARLGVDDPHQVLGENATQNPGRKGNGGGRRLPPTERRAIEILEAKDNMTKAEIRKCYKSLIKVLHPDMNGGDRSQEEQLSEVVWAWDQIKDSRSFK
- the pepN gene encoding aminopeptidase N; translated protein: MKDAAPQPVRLAEYTPFPFVVEHVELWFTLAGPDTRVRSKIRFAPNPAATAPAREIFLHGKELKLISAQIDGAAVEPAITPKGLTCPVPDGAFTWEAEVQIDPTTNTSLDGLYVSGGMYCTQCEAEGFRKITYYPDRPDVMAPFRVHIDSDMPVKLSNGNPVGDGEWDDPWPKPAYLFALVAGDLRAFSSDFKTMSGRAVDLNIYVRPGDEPRAEYAMDALIRSMKWDEEVYGREYDLDVFNIVAVDDFNMGAMENKGLNIFNSKYVLASPETATDGDYDLIEGIIAHEYFHNWTGNRITCRDWFQLCLKEGLTVFRDQQFSSDMRGAAVKRITEVMQLRARQFREDQGPLAHPVRPEEYIEINNFYTATVYEKGAEVIHMLKHLVGDEGYKKALDLYFERHDGDAATIEDWLRVFEDATGRDLSQFARWYSQAGTPRLSVSESFKDGTLTLDFKQETKPTPGQPTKAPQVIPIAVGLIGPNGDEVVPTTVLEINEAEQSFDFTGLSARPVASILRGFSAPVVLDRPLDSATRAFLLAHDTDPFNRWEAGRVLGKEVLTAMITKGAPPSPDLLSGLHRLVADDSLEPAYRALMLGLPSEDDLAQTLFDSGHVPDPAAIHAARETLLEAMATDMEPTLASLYEQMETPAPYTPDAEAAGKRSLRSACLGLLSRRDGCARAKALFEAADNMTEELSALAVLVRHGAGAEALQTFYDKWHHDRLVMDKWFMLQVVQAPAETMAETAKALTEHADFDWKNPNRFRSVLGAMQANPAGFHRADGAAYRLYADWLIRLDPVNPQTTARITTGFETWARYDADRQQMIRAELERIAALEGLSENTGEMVGRILG
- the gatB gene encoding Asp-tRNA(Asn)/Glu-tRNA(Gln) amidotransferase subunit GatB, with amino-acid sequence MLDLSYTAPKPKTLSGATGDWELVIGMEVHAQVSSKAKLFSGASTQFGAEPNSNVAFVDAGMPGMLPVINEGCVALAVKTGLGLKAEINLNSAFDRKNYFYPDLPQGYQISQLYHPIVGEGEVLVEMGEGVARKVRIERIHLEQDAGKSIHDMDPAMSFVDLNRTGVALMEIVSRPDIRGPEEAAAYIAKLRQILRYLGTCDGNMQNGNLRADVNVSVCKPGQYEKYQETQDFSHLGTRCEIKNMNSMRFIQQAIDYEAKRQIAILEDGGSIDQETRLYDADKGETRSMRSKEEAHDYRYFPDPDLLPLEIEQGWVDDIKASLPELPDAKKARFIGDFGLSDYDASVLTAEVEAADFFEEAAKGRDGKLAANWIINELYGRLKKDEKELGESPVSPAQIGQIIDLIKSDAISGKIAKDVFEICYTSGREPEEIVETEGMKQVTDTGAIEAAVDEVIAANPGQVEKVKANPKLAGWFVGQVMKATGGKANPKAVNELVSAKLGL
- a CDS encoding transglycosylase SLT domain-containing protein, producing the protein MTGVLQCLAAAVALALLAEQAQADVDVPALRPLPRMSAMGGVLPEGMTPAVPQVTRQRPKARPRSLPRTRWESVPGSTIWTRAAISALKAHGRPLLEFVPRDIEQFCPSYASQPVEKRAEFWVGFLSALAKHESTYRPRAVGGGGRWHGLLQITPSTARLYGCRASTGAALLHGPTNLSCAIRIMAKTVRRDGVLGASGKGGVAADWGPMVYRKKRADIAAYTKVQSYCRPLSNMRPKPRPKT
- a CDS encoding DUF4177 domain-containing protein, which encodes MPRYEYRVVPAPEKGKKAKGAKGTSGRFAVALQDLMNEMGAAGWEYQRTDTLPCQERVGLTGRQTTFQHMLVFRRTLAAEAVSDEEVTALLAAPEDEPEADAVEEPETAEEQPEPQPEKRDAVAAARDVAAALSARAREGKAPALGPATQGDKPGSKADVAAE
- a CDS encoding BolA family protein; translation: MTLALEIETRLREAFAPTSLEVLDESEAHRGHGGYSPDGSHFRVRMVAEALEGKSRVAKHRAVNAAVADLFPRIHALAIEV
- a CDS encoding type II toxin-antitoxin system RelE/ParE family toxin, with protein sequence MSVVFLVSAGQDMVWFRRYYRAVFAEGSTRAGAHFKAAISTLEANPYAGRRSEGFAEVRELPIPRTPFVLIYRVTPERIEVLRLWDTRQGGDY
- the cobS gene encoding cobaltochelatase subunit CobS, whose product is MSDQAMKPTEEISVREAFGIDSDMVVKGFAEATDRVPDIDSTYKFDPDTTLAILAGFSHNRRVMIQGYHGTGKSTHIEQVAARLNWPAVRVNLDSHISRIDLIGKDAIKLKDGKQVTEFHEGILPWALRNPVAIVFDEYDAGRADVMFVIQRVLEHDGKLTLLDQNEIITPNKYFRLFATSNTVGLGDTTGLYHGTQQINQAQMDRWNLVATLNYLRHDAEAAIVLAKSPHYNTEKGRKQISQMVTVADLTRTAFMNGDLSTVMSPRTVINWAQNAEIFRNIGYAFRLTFLNKCDELERQTVAEFYQRCFDEELPESAVSMAV
- a CDS encoding CopG family ribbon-helix-helix protein; the protein is MATAPYTIRLDDSLKRALEAEAALEDRPPAQLAVQAIRAMIEARQAKRTAIEAALAEAEAGRFISQDAMMAWVDSWDTGDESPPPGADILPDA